In a genomic window of Lycium ferocissimum isolate CSIRO_LF1 chromosome 9, AGI_CSIRO_Lferr_CH_V1, whole genome shotgun sequence:
- the LOC132030639 gene encoding uncharacterized protein LOC132030639 — MTREEVENVRDEMLIDGDENEQRRLENAVPDGFNADYLKAYYGKFFPYVDMFKWLSYGNDGKHPGCDHSYFGRREFSFTLDNDIYLRFQSFNTASELENAIKEKCPFKIDIGPVYSVDVRSQHAYSQVGDNIFTPVERELVFDIDISDYDDVRYCCSGADVCLECWPLMTIAIKVIDTSLRDDFGFNHILWVYSGRRGVHCWVCDGKARRLTNEQRAAIVEYFRVYKGNENSSKKVSLVGPALHPFLVRSYTEVLKDYFENRLLSSQKLFLNEERFEKILEMIPDESVTSELRGKWLSNKRSKEEINVARWDQLKHLLQSGKQKAQGVRRCIEEIVFSFTYPRLDMEVSKHMNHLLKAPFCVHPKTGRVCVPINPKNCEEFDPSAVPTLSQLLGELNTGGFGGEGDNEWDGTSLGDSVRYFRESFLQPLLKSCKEEIETSYNAKVQQSRNSISW, encoded by the exons atgacAAGAGAAGAAGTTGAGAATGTGAGAGATGAAATGTTAATAGATGGagatgaaaatgagcaaaggaGGTTAGAGAATGCCGTTCCAGATGGATTCAACGCTGATTATCTAAAAGCTTATTATG GAAAGTTTTTCCCTTATGTTGATATGTTCAAGTGGCTGTCTTATGGCAATG ATGGAAAGCATCCAGGTTGTGATCACTCATACTTTGGCCGAAGGGAGTTCTCTTTCACATTGGATAATGACATTTACCTGCGATTTCAATCATTTAATACTGCATCTGAGCTGGAAAATGCTATCAAAGAGAAGTGTCCTTTCAAAATAGACATTGGACCTGTCTACAGTGTAGATGTAAGATCTCA GCATGCCTATTCACAAGTTGGTGACAATATTTTCACGCCTGTTGAAAGAGAGCTGGTTTTTGATATT GATATATCAGATtatgatgatgtcagatattGCTGTTCAGGAGCTGATGTTTGTTTAGAGTGCTGGCCGCTGATGACAATTGCCATCAAGGTCATTGATACTTCTCTCAGAG ATGACTTTGGGTTCAACCACATCCTGTGGGTATACAGTGGTAGGCGTGGTGTCCATTGTTGGGTTTGCGACGGAAAAGCAAGAAG GTTGACCAATGAACAGAGGGCCGCAATTGTTGAATATTTTCGTGTCTACAAG GGCAATGAGAATAGCAGTAAAAAAGTTTCTCTAGTTGGTCCCGCTCTTCATCCGTTCCTCGT GAGATCTTATACTGAAGTCTTGAAAGATTACTTTGAGAACAGACTGCTATCAAGTCAAAAATTGTTCTTGAATGAGGAGAGGTTTGAGAAGATTCTGGAAATGATACCTGATGAGT CTGTTACGTCTGAGCTCCGGGGAAAGTGGTTGTCTAACAAGCGctcaaaagaagaaattaatgTTGCTCGCTGGGATCAACTAAAACATCTATTGCAATCTGGTAAACAGAAG GCCCAAGGTGTGCGTAGATGCATCGAAGAAATTGTGTTTTCTTTTACCTATCCAAGACTTGATATGGAG GTCTCAAAGCACATGAATCACTTATTAAAGGCTCCTTTCTGTGTGCACCCCAAAACAG GCCGTGTTTGTGTTCCTATAAATCCCAAGAACTGTGAGGAATTTGATCCTTCTGCTGTTCCAACCCTTTCCCAG CTTCTTGGGGAACTCAATACTGGAGGTTTTGGAGGAGAAGGGGATAATG AATGGGATGGAACCTCTCTTGGAGACAGTGTTAGATACTTTAGGGAATCCTTCTTGCAACCTCTGCTAAAGTCTTGCAAG GAGGAGATAGAGACTTCTTATAACGCAAAAGTTCAGCAGTCAAGGAACTCAATTAGCTGGTAG